In Sulfitobacter sp. M39, the following proteins share a genomic window:
- a CDS encoding LpxI family protein, with the protein MLALIAGGGGLPQRVAGALTDVPLICAYEGTTPTGLVPDLVFRLETLGTLLAELTARGVTQVCFCGAVARPAFDPSRLDAATLPLVPVFQKALAAGDDGALRAVVDIFQTAGLTVVAAHDLAPDLMAREGVLSQRQPDAQMRDDAARGAALVRCLASMDVGQCCVVGQGQVMGIEAIGGTDHLLSTLPDRARSTSAVLFKGPKPGQSHLVDMPTIGPDTLRRAHEAGLAGVVIEAGSVILLEPEVCIALADELELVLWARAAT; encoded by the coding sequence TTGATCTGCGCCTACGAGGGGACGACACCCACCGGGCTGGTGCCGGATCTGGTGTTCCGACTTGAGACGCTTGGCACGTTGCTGGCCGAGCTGACTGCGCGCGGCGTGACGCAGGTGTGTTTCTGCGGTGCCGTGGCAAGGCCGGCCTTCGACCCGTCCAGGCTGGATGCGGCAACGCTGCCCTTGGTGCCGGTCTTCCAGAAAGCCCTCGCTGCGGGGGACGACGGTGCCCTGCGCGCCGTGGTCGATATTTTCCAGACAGCCGGGCTGACCGTCGTTGCCGCGCATGACCTCGCGCCCGACTTGATGGCGCGCGAAGGTGTGCTCAGCCAGCGTCAGCCGGATGCGCAGATGCGCGATGACGCCGCGCGCGGTGCTGCCTTGGTGCGCTGCCTTGCCTCGATGGATGTGGGGCAATGCTGCGTCGTCGGGCAGGGGCAGGTCATGGGGATCGAGGCGATTGGCGGCACGGATCACCTGCTGTCGACCCTGCCTGATCGTGCGCGCTCGACCAGCGCGGTGCTGTTTAAAGGTCCGAAACCGGGCCAAAGCCATCTTGTCGATATGCCCACCATCGGGCCCGACACCCTGCGCCGCGCCCATGAGGCAGGGCTGGCAGGTGTCGTGATCGAGGCTGGATCTGTCATCCTGCTGGAACCAGAAGTCTGCATCGCATTGGCGGATGAATTAGAGCTCGTGCTATGGGCAAGGGCCGCGACATGA
- the lpxB gene encoding lipid-A-disaccharide synthase: MKVFIIAGEPSGDRLGGALMAGLKSLRPDITFDGIGGTDMAAEGLTSRFDMSELSVMGIAEILPKYKSLMARINETAQAVIDAKPDVMITIDSPDFSLRVAKRVKAASDIRTVHYVAPTVWAWRPGRAKKMARYIDHVLALFPFEPPLMEAEGMACDFVGHPVVGEKIATHREAAAFRQAHEIGDAPLMLVLPGSRRSEVARLSDVFGNAVARFAQTHPDLRVVIPAAGPVADAVIAQTQGWTVRPIVLDPRAGSREEAAAMKRAAFAAADVALAASGTVSLELAAASLPMVIAYRMNWLSFRLIKAMALIDTVTLVNLVSDTCVVPEFLGPDCTADKIAGGLAHVLAHPEDQKDAMALTMERLGKGGERPGLRAARAVLARL, encoded by the coding sequence ATGAAGGTGTTCATCATCGCGGGCGAACCTTCGGGCGACCGTTTGGGGGGGGCGCTGATGGCGGGGCTGAAATCCCTGCGCCCCGACATCACCTTTGACGGGATCGGCGGGACGGATATGGCCGCCGAGGGGCTGACCAGCCGCTTTGATATGTCCGAACTGTCTGTCATGGGCATTGCCGAGATCCTGCCGAAATACAAATCCCTGATGGCGCGGATCAACGAGACGGCGCAGGCCGTGATCGACGCCAAGCCCGATGTGATGATCACCATCGACAGCCCCGATTTCTCGCTCCGGGTGGCCAAGCGGGTCAAGGCGGCGTCTGATATTCGCACGGTGCATTATGTCGCGCCCACGGTCTGGGCCTGGCGACCCGGGCGCGCGAAAAAGATGGCGCGGTATATCGATCACGTGCTTGCACTTTTCCCCTTCGAGCCGCCCCTGATGGAGGCCGAGGGCATGGCCTGCGATTTCGTCGGGCATCCCGTAGTAGGAGAGAAGATCGCCACACACCGCGAAGCCGCTGCCTTTCGTCAAGCGCATGAGATCGGCGATGCGCCCCTGATGCTCGTCCTGCCCGGATCTCGGCGGTCAGAGGTGGCGCGGCTTTCGGATGTGTTCGGCAATGCGGTTGCCCGTTTTGCCCAGACACATCCTGATCTGCGCGTGGTCATTCCCGCCGCTGGTCCTGTGGCAGATGCGGTGATTGCGCAGACCCAAGGCTGGACGGTGCGCCCCATCGTGCTGGACCCGCGTGCGGGCAGCAGGGAGGAAGCGGCCGCGATGAAACGGGCAGCTTTTGCCGCCGCGGACGTGGCCCTTGCGGCCTCTGGCACCGTGTCGTTGGAACTGGCCGCCGCATCGCTGCCGATGGTGATCGCCTACCGGATGAACTGGCTCAGCTTCCGTCTGATCAAGGCGATGGCGCTGATTGATACGGTGACTTTGGTGAACCTTGTATCCGACACGTGCGTCGTACCGGAGTTTCTGGGCCCTGATTGCACCGCCGATAAGATCGCTGGCGGTTTAGCGCATGTCCTTGCGCATCCCGAGGATCAAAAGGATGCGATGGCGCTGACGATGGAGCGGCTTGGCAAGGGGGGCGAACGCCCGGGCCTGCGCGCGGCGCGGGCGGTATTGGCACGTCTCTAG
- the mnmA gene encoding tRNA 2-thiouridine(34) synthase MnmA, with the protein MPLDRTPPLNSLGFAKAPADTRVVVAMSGGVDSSVVAAMLAEEGYDVVGVTLQLYDHGAALARKGACCAGIDIHDARRVAESMGFPHYVLDYENVFKDAVIDEFADSYLGGATPVPCIRCNERVKFKDLLETAKDLDADCMATGHYIQRKMGPDGAELHCAADANRDQSYFLFSTTPEQLDYLRFPLGHLPSKNDTRALAAKYGLSVANKPDSQDICFVPNGDYASVIRKLRPEAANPGNIVDTDGTVLAQHDGVINYTIGQRRGLGIGGLADPLYVVKLDADNAQVVVGPKSLLATRTVPVKEINWLGDTPLMSQSEWPIAVRVRSTRPPTDAILRPISDTEATVELLTPEEGISPGQACVFYDPESTRIFGGGWIHKG; encoded by the coding sequence ATGCCGCTTGATCGCACCCCGCCGCTCAATTCGTTGGGCTTTGCCAAAGCACCTGCCGACACCCGCGTCGTTGTGGCGATGTCGGGCGGTGTCGACAGTTCCGTGGTCGCCGCCATGCTGGCCGAAGAAGGCTATGACGTCGTCGGCGTCACCCTGCAACTTTACGACCACGGTGCGGCACTGGCGCGCAAGGGGGCTTGCTGTGCGGGCATCGATATCCATGATGCGCGGCGTGTCGCGGAATCCATGGGGTTCCCGCATTATGTTTTGGATTATGAAAACGTGTTCAAGGACGCCGTAATTGACGAATTCGCCGATAGCTATCTGGGTGGGGCCACGCCCGTGCCCTGCATCCGCTGCAACGAACGGGTGAAGTTCAAGGATCTGCTGGAAACGGCCAAGGATCTGGATGCCGATTGCATGGCGACCGGTCACTATATCCAGCGCAAGATGGGCCCAGACGGGGCTGAACTGCATTGCGCCGCGGATGCCAATCGTGATCAAAGCTATTTTCTGTTCTCGACCACGCCCGAACAACTGGACTATCTGCGTTTCCCCCTTGGCCACCTGCCGTCAAAAAATGACACGCGGGCGCTGGCAGCGAAATACGGGCTGAGCGTGGCGAACAAGCCCGACAGTCAGGATATCTGCTTTGTTCCGAATGGCGACTACGCCTCGGTGATCCGCAAACTGCGCCCCGAAGCCGCCAACCCCGGCAATATCGTCGACACCGACGGCACTGTGTTGGCGCAGCACGACGGTGTGATCAACTACACCATTGGGCAGCGCCGTGGCCTTGGTATCGGCGGCTTGGCCGATCCGCTCTATGTGGTGAAACTGGATGCGGATAACGCGCAGGTCGTCGTGGGGCCGAAATCGTTGCTGGCCACCCGTACCGTGCCCGTGAAAGAGATCAACTGGCTTGGTGACACCCCACTCATGTCGCAAAGCGAATGGCCCATTGCTGTGCGCGTACGCTCTACCCGCCCTCCGACAGACGCGATCTTGCGTCCGATCTCGGATACCGAAGCGACGGTAGAACTGCTCACCCCCGAGGAAGGGATCTCGCCGGGTCAAGCCTGCGTCTTCTACGACCCCGAAAGCACCCGCATCTTCGGCGGCGGCTGGATTCACAAAGGCTAA
- the sciP gene encoding CtrA inhibitor SciP → MYLKKVERPRAVTLPDGSSFSLADLPDRNTSRWVASRKAAVVRGVLYGLISEAEAEERYGVGRAEFVEWVRAVSEHGEAALRATALQKYRQL, encoded by the coding sequence GTGTATTTGAAAAAGGTCGAACGACCCAGGGCGGTGACCTTGCCCGACGGGTCCAGCTTTAGCCTTGCGGATCTGCCGGATCGCAATACCAGCCGATGGGTCGCATCGCGCAAGGCTGCGGTGGTGCGGGGTGTATTATACGGGCTGATCTCTGAGGCGGAGGCGGAAGAACGCTATGGTGTGGGGCGGGCGGAATTTGTCGAATGGGTGCGCGCTGTCTCTGAACATGGGGAAGCGGCCTTGCGGGCCACAGCGCTACAAAAGTATAGACAACTTTAA
- the ctrA gene encoding response regulator transcription factor CtrA, protein MRILLVEDDPTTSKSIELMLTHANLNTYTTDLGEEGIDLAKLYDYDLILLDLDLPDMNGHDVLRQLRLSKIQTPILILSGSDDTENKIKGFGFGADDYLTKPFHREELVARIHAIIRRSKGHSQSVINVGRVSVNLDAKSVTVGDKPVHLTGKEYQMFELLSLRKGSTLTKEMFLNHLYGGMDEPELKIIDVFICKLRKKLSNATGGENYIETVWGRGYVLRDPATMGYPEQERLAVGG, encoded by the coding sequence ATGCGAATTTTGTTGGTCGAAGATGACCCAACCACCTCCAAAAGCATCGAACTGATGCTGACCCATGCCAATCTGAACACCTATACCACCGATCTTGGGGAAGAGGGCATCGATCTGGCAAAGCTCTATGACTACGATCTGATCCTGCTGGATCTGGATCTGCCGGATATGAACGGGCATGATGTCTTGCGGCAATTACGGCTGAGCAAAATCCAGACGCCGATCCTGATCCTCTCCGGCTCTGACGACACGGAAAACAAGATCAAGGGGTTCGGCTTTGGTGCCGATGATTATCTGACCAAACCCTTTCACCGCGAAGAACTGGTGGCGCGTATCCATGCGATCATTCGGCGGTCCAAGGGGCATTCGCAATCGGTGATCAACGTCGGACGCGTGTCGGTCAATCTGGACGCCAAATCGGTGACCGTGGGGGATAAGCCCGTGCATCTGACGGGCAAGGAATATCAGATGTTCGAACTGCTGAGCCTGCGCAAAGGGTCGACCCTGACGAAAGAGATGTTTCTGAACCATCTTTACGGCGGCATGGATGAACCCGAGCTCAAGATTATCGATGTCTTCATCTGCAAATTGCGTAAAAAGCTTAGCAATGCCACGGGGGGCGAGAATTACATCGAGACGGTCTGGGGCAGGGGCTATGTGCTGCGCGATCCGGCCACCATGGGCTACCCCGAACAGGAAAGATTGGCCGTCGGCGGCTAG
- the ligA gene encoding NAD-dependent DNA ligase LigA: MTDKTALQDLSEEEARAELARLADLLGRANAAYHTQDAPDLSDAEYDRLKRRNQAIEERFPGLKRADSPSDKVGAAPAEGFGKVRHDVAMLSLGNAFEDEDVVDFDARIRKYLGLPSGTPLAFTAEPKIDGLSLSLRYENGDLVQAATRGDGAVGENVTANARTIDTIPARIEGAPALLEVRGEVYMRHDDFDALNARQTANGGKTFANPRNAAAGSLRQLDAEITRARPLAFFAYAWGALSEPLAETQFQAIERLKAFGFDTNPLTTLCDGPQEMIAHYRKIEEQRATLGYDIDGVVYKVNNPALQDRLGFRSTTPRWAIAHKFPAELAWTRLEDITIQVGRTGALSPVARLQPVTVGGVVVSNATLHNEDYIKGLDSKGARIREGKDIRVGDWVQVYRAGDVIPKIADVDFGKRPEDSEAYVYPKTCPECGSDAIREEGDAVRRCTGGLICPAQAVEKLKHFVSRAAFDIDGLGAKQVEQFYADGWIAEPADIFTLKARYGSGMQQLKNREGWGEKSADKLFQAIEDKRKIPLSRLIFALGIRHVGEAASNLIAQHYGSWTAFEAAMGHAKSGEGPAWDDLIGVDGVGQVMAQSLVSTFAQEAERASIDRLVAELSVQDVARPDTEGSPVAGKTVVFTGTLEKMTRAEAKARAERLGAKVSGSVSAKTDILVAGPGAGSKAKKAADLGIQTLDEDGWLALIDGA; the protein is encoded by the coding sequence GTGACTGATAAAACCGCACTTCAGGACCTTTCCGAGGAGGAGGCCAGAGCTGAATTGGCGCGGTTGGCTGACCTGTTGGGGCGGGCAAATGCGGCCTATCACACGCAGGACGCACCCGACCTATCGGACGCGGAATACGATCGCCTGAAACGTCGTAATCAGGCGATCGAGGAACGGTTCCCCGGCCTCAAACGCGCTGACAGCCCCAGCGACAAGGTCGGAGCCGCCCCGGCGGAAGGGTTCGGCAAGGTCCGGCATGACGTGGCGATGCTGTCCTTGGGCAATGCCTTCGAGGATGAGGATGTTGTCGATTTCGATGCGCGCATCCGCAAATACTTGGGGCTGCCGAGCGGCACGCCGCTGGCCTTCACCGCAGAGCCCAAGATTGACGGGCTGTCGCTGTCGCTGCGCTATGAAAACGGGGATCTGGTACAGGCCGCGACCCGTGGGGACGGTGCGGTCGGCGAAAACGTCACCGCCAACGCGCGCACGATCGATACCATTCCAGCGCGGATCGAAGGCGCACCGGCGCTGCTTGAGGTACGCGGCGAAGTCTATATGCGCCACGACGACTTTGATGCGCTGAACGCCCGCCAGACGGCCAACGGGGGCAAGACCTTTGCCAATCCGCGCAACGCCGCCGCCGGATCCCTGCGCCAGTTGGACGCCGAGATTACTCGCGCACGACCGCTGGCGTTTTTCGCCTATGCCTGGGGGGCCTTGTCCGAGCCGCTGGCCGAAACGCAGTTTCAGGCGATAGAGCGGCTCAAGGCATTCGGGTTTGACACCAACCCGTTGACGACGCTCTGCGATGGCCCGCAAGAGATGATCGCGCATTACCGCAAGATCGAAGAGCAACGCGCGACGCTTGGCTATGACATCGACGGCGTCGTCTACAAGGTGAACAATCCGGCGTTGCAAGACCGGCTTGGCTTTCGCTCCACCACCCCCCGTTGGGCAATTGCGCATAAATTCCCTGCGGAACTGGCCTGGACCCGGCTGGAGGATATCACCATTCAGGTCGGCCGCACTGGCGCGCTGTCGCCGGTTGCGCGGTTGCAACCGGTGACCGTGGGCGGCGTCGTTGTCTCGAATGCGACGCTCCATAACGAGGATTATATCAAAGGGCTCGACAGTAAGGGGGCCCGTATCCGCGAGGGCAAGGATATCCGCGTCGGCGACTGGGTGCAGGTCTACCGTGCGGGGGACGTGATCCCCAAGATTGCGGATGTGGACTTTGGCAAGCGACCCGAGGACTCCGAAGCCTATGTCTACCCAAAGACCTGCCCGGAATGTGGCAGCGATGCCATCCGAGAGGAAGGTGATGCGGTGCGTCGCTGTACGGGTGGACTGATCTGCCCTGCCCAAGCCGTTGAAAAGCTGAAACATTTTGTCTCGCGCGCGGCTTTTGATATTGACGGTCTGGGCGCGAAACAGGTCGAACAATTCTATGCCGATGGCTGGATCGCGGAACCAGCGGATATCTTCACGCTCAAGGCACGCTATGGCAGCGGCATGCAGCAGCTCAAGAACCGCGAAGGCTGGGGCGAGAAATCTGCCGACAAACTGTTTCAGGCCATTGAGGATAAACGTAAAATCCCCTTGTCGCGGCTGATTTTTGCGCTTGGTATCCGCCATGTGGGCGAAGCGGCGTCGAACCTGATCGCGCAGCATTACGGCAGCTGGACCGCGTTCGAGGCCGCGATGGGGCATGCCAAATCCGGGGAGGGCCCCGCCTGGGACGATCTAATCGGTGTGGACGGCGTCGGTCAGGTCATGGCGCAAAGCCTGGTAAGCACCTTTGCCCAAGAAGCCGAGCGGGCCTCGATCGACCGGCTGGTGGCGGAACTTTCGGTGCAGGATGTGGCACGCCCTGATACCGAAGGGTCCCCCGTGGCGGGAAAAACCGTGGTCTTCACCGGTACGCTTGAAAAAATGACCCGCGCCGAGGCGAAGGCGCGCGCCGAACGTTTGGGGGCCAAGGTCTCTGGCTCGGTCAGTGCGAAAACCGATATTCTGGTCGCGGGGCCGGGGGCTGGCTCCAAGGCCAAGAAAGCGGCGGATCTGGGCATTCAAACATTGGACGAGGACGGCTGGCTTGCGCTGATCGACGGCGCATGA
- the recG gene encoding ATP-dependent DNA helicase RecG — MTGRPEALFPLFAKLETLEGVGPKTAQNFAQLGVMAPRDLLFTLPYSGIDRRLQPSVKDAILPATVTVAVTVGAHRAPANKGGAYRIHVEDSATAFQLVFFHARGDYWKRQMPEGSRRVVSGRVELFDGIPQMVHPDFVVPEAEAGDIPTFEPVYPLTSGITQKLMYKATRAALSRVPEVGEWIDPNQKNQENWPDFPDALQQAHAPNDMADLSAAAPARARLAYDELLAHQLTLALARAKDRRKAGRKTVGDGHLQQRVLGALPYAPTGAQTRAIAEIAKDMASGARMNRLLQGDVGAGKTLVAFMALLRAVEAGGQGVLMAPTEILARQHLEGLRPLAEQAGVVLELLTGRDKGPERRAKLSALESGAIQILVGTHAVFQADVAFGDLRLAVVDEQHRFGVRQRLELGKKGQAVDVLVMTATPIPRSLALAQYGDMDVSVLDEKPPGRTPIRTALIATDRMEEVVTRLRVAISEGRQCYWVCPLVEESEVSDLIAAEARFKHLRAALGEGVVGLVHGQMPPADKDAAMRAFQQGQTKLLVATTVIEVGVDVPNASIIVIERAESFGLAQLHQLRGRVGRGQAASTCLLMYQAPLSESGRQRLEVLRESEDGFVIAETDLKMRGTGDLIGTAQSGVPRFRVADLEKQAALMQVAQSDARALLAVDPDLTTPRGKAARLLLWLMRQDEAIRLISVG; from the coding sequence ATGACCGGCCGGCCCGAGGCGCTTTTCCCCCTCTTTGCCAAGCTCGAAACGTTGGAAGGGGTCGGGCCGAAGACCGCGCAGAACTTTGCCCAGCTTGGGGTGATGGCCCCGCGGGACCTGTTGTTTACGCTGCCGTATTCCGGCATCGACAGACGGCTGCAGCCCAGTGTCAAGGATGCGATCCTGCCCGCCACTGTTACCGTGGCGGTCACCGTTGGCGCGCATCGGGCCCCTGCAAACAAGGGCGGGGCCTACCGTATTCATGTCGAAGACAGCGCCACCGCCTTTCAACTGGTCTTCTTTCACGCGCGCGGGGATTACTGGAAGCGACAGATGCCCGAAGGGTCACGGCGCGTGGTGTCGGGGCGGGTAGAGCTTTTTGACGGCATTCCCCAGATGGTGCACCCGGATTTCGTTGTGCCCGAGGCCGAGGCGGGCGATATTCCGACGTTTGAACCGGTCTATCCGCTGACCAGCGGGATCACGCAAAAGCTGATGTATAAGGCTACGCGGGCCGCATTGTCGCGGGTGCCAGAGGTCGGCGAATGGATTGACCCCAATCAGAAAAACCAAGAGAACTGGCCAGATTTTCCCGATGCGCTGCAACAGGCGCATGCCCCGAACGACATGGCTGACCTTTCTGCCGCGGCGCCAGCGCGGGCGCGGCTGGCTTATGATGAATTGCTCGCCCATCAACTGACGCTTGCCCTTGCGCGCGCCAAGGACCGGCGGAAGGCGGGGCGCAAGACGGTTGGGGATGGCCACCTGCAGCAGCGCGTGCTTGGCGCATTGCCCTATGCGCCCACCGGTGCACAGACACGCGCCATCGCCGAGATTGCAAAAGACATGGCCAGCGGGGCGCGGATGAACCGCTTGCTGCAGGGGGATGTGGGCGCGGGCAAAACGCTGGTCGCCTTCATGGCATTGTTGCGCGCGGTCGAGGCAGGCGGGCAGGGCGTGCTGATGGCCCCGACAGAAATCCTTGCGCGTCAACATCTTGAAGGCTTGCGCCCCCTGGCCGAACAGGCGGGTGTGGTGCTTGAGCTTTTGACCGGACGCGACAAAGGGCCCGAACGGCGCGCCAAGCTGAGCGCGCTGGAAAGCGGCGCGATCCAGATCCTTGTGGGCACCCATGCGGTGTTTCAGGCCGATGTCGCCTTTGGCGATCTGCGCCTTGCGGTGGTGGATGAACAGCACCGTTTTGGGGTGCGCCAGCGGCTTGAGCTTGGCAAAAAAGGGCAGGCCGTCGATGTTTTGGTCATGACCGCGACGCCGATCCCGCGGTCGCTGGCCCTCGCGCAATATGGCGATATGGACGTGTCTGTGCTGGATGAAAAGCCGCCCGGGCGCACACCCATCCGCACCGCCCTGATTGCCACCGACCGGATGGAGGAGGTCGTGACCCGCTTGCGCGTCGCCATCAGCGAAGGGCGGCAATGCTATTGGGTGTGCCCGCTGGTCGAAGAAAGCGAGGTCAGCGATCTGATCGCCGCAGAAGCGCGGTTCAAACACCTGCGTGCGGCATTGGGCGAAGGCGTGGTCGGGCTGGTCCATGGGCAGATGCCGCCCGCCGATAAAGACGCGGCCATGCGTGCCTTTCAGCAAGGGCAGACCAAGCTGCTGGTCGCCACCACGGTGATCGAGGTGGGCGTCGACGTGCCGAACGCCAGCATCATCGTGATCGAGCGCGCCGAAAGTTTCGGGCTGGCACAGCTGCACCAGCTGCGCGGGCGCGTGGGACGGGGGCAGGCGGCCTCTACCTGTTTGCTGATGTATCAAGCCCCGCTCAGCGAAAGCGGCCGCCAACGACTGGAGGTGCTGCGCGAAAGCGAAGATGGTTTTGTGATCGCCGAGACGGACCTGAAGATGCGCGGCACCGGTGATCTGATCGGCACGGCGCAATCCGGCGTACCGCGGTTTCGGGTGGCGGATCTTGAGAAACAGGCGGCCTTGATGCAGGTCGCCCAATCGGATGCGCGCGCCTTGCTGGCTGTGGACCCTGATCTGACCACCCCGCGCGGCAAAGCCGCCCGGCTGCTGTTATGGCTGATGCGCCAGGACGAGGCGATCCGTTTGATATCAGTGGGTTAG
- a CDS encoding iron-sulfur cluster assembly scaffold protein has translation MSDETDLIKLYSARILGLAADIPHLGRLENPEASVTRRSPLCGSTVTVDVVVEDGKLAQMGQDVKACALGQASAAVAGAAAVGASLDQIQTARDQLKAMLKGKGPVPDAPFDGFEVLTPAVAYKNRHASILLTIEALAEAMEQTQTVAQNG, from the coding sequence ATGAGTGACGAGACAGACCTGATCAAGCTATACTCAGCGCGGATTTTGGGGCTTGCGGCTGACATCCCGCATCTGGGGCGCTTGGAAAATCCCGAGGCAAGCGTCACGCGGCGCTCGCCCCTTTGTGGGTCCACCGTCACGGTCGATGTCGTGGTGGAAGATGGCAAGCTGGCGCAGATGGGTCAGGATGTGAAGGCCTGCGCCTTGGGGCAAGCCTCTGCCGCGGTGGCCGGTGCGGCGGCGGTTGGTGCGTCGCTAGATCAGATCCAGACGGCGCGGGATCAGTTGAAAGCGATGTTGAAAGGCAAAGGCCCCGTGCCCGACGCCCCCTTTGACGGGTTCGAGGTCCTGACCCCCGCGGTGGCCTATAAAAACCGTCATGCGTCCATCCTGCTGACGATAGAGGCATTGGCCGAAGCGATGGAACAAACCCAAACGGTCGCGCAAAACGGCTAG
- the hisI gene encoding phosphoribosyl-AMP cyclohydrolase, whose amino-acid sequence MDFDTSTLKFNEAGLIPAIAQDATTGDVLMMAWMNAQAVTQTLETGRVTYWSRSRQSFWIKGDTSGHVQELVELRIDCDRDCLLVKVHQTGAACHTGRRSCFYTLVEDGAERITLDVMDDE is encoded by the coding sequence ATGGACTTTGACACCAGCACATTGAAATTCAACGAAGCAGGGCTGATCCCCGCGATTGCGCAGGATGCGACCACGGGCGACGTGTTGATGATGGCGTGGATGAACGCGCAGGCCGTTACGCAAACGCTGGAAACCGGCCGCGTCACCTATTGGAGCCGCTCGCGCCAGTCGTTCTGGATTAAGGGCGACACCAGCGGCCACGTGCAAGAACTGGTGGAGCTGCGCATCGACTGTGACCGCGATTGCCTGCTGGTGAAGGTGCACCAGACGGGGGCGGCCTGTCACACAGGACGGCGAAGCTGTTTTTACACGCTGGTCGAGGATGGTGCCGAACGCATCACGCTTGACGTAATGGATGATGAATAG
- the gluQRS gene encoding tRNA glutamyl-Q(34) synthetase GluQRS, producing MSFRTRFAPSPTGPLHLGHAYSALVAHDMARAKGGSFLLRFEDTDLERSKPEYIRQALDDLAWLGITWDAPPLMQSENLDVYNQSVEALSLRGLTYPCRCSRKAIAAALAAPQEGAPHSVYPQTCKTRSMDDRGPNDAIRLHMDRALKQASDRLSFVEDGPLHAGPHPLDHASLLAKIGDIVVGRKDIQTAAYFLASAIDDIREGITHVVRGVDLFDFTQVQVLLLDLLGHKPPRYFHHDLIRDENGKRLAKRDDARAISLYRSEGASPQDIRAMIGL from the coding sequence ATGAGCTTTCGCACCCGGTTCGCGCCGTCGCCCACCGGGCCGCTGCATCTGGGTCACGCCTATTCGGCGCTGGTGGCCCACGATATGGCGCGCGCAAAAGGTGGCAGCTTTTTGCTGCGGTTCGAGGACACGGATCTGGAGCGATCAAAGCCGGAATACATCCGCCAAGCGTTGGACGATCTGGCGTGGCTGGGTATCACATGGGATGCACCGCCTCTGATGCAATCCGAAAACCTTGATGTGTATAATCAAAGTGTTGAGGCGCTTTCTTTACGTGGATTGACCTATCCCTGCCGCTGTAGCCGCAAAGCTATTGCCGCCGCGCTCGCCGCGCCGCAGGAAGGGGCACCGCACAGCGTCTATCCGCAAACCTGCAAAACGCGCAGCATGGACGACCGCGGACCGAATGACGCAATTCGCCTGCATATGGACCGCGCGCTTAAGCAGGCGTCAGACAGGCTGAGCTTTGTTGAAGACGGGCCGCTACACGCTGGCCCGCATCCCCTTGATCACGCATCCCTTTTGGCGAAGATCGGTGATATCGTGGTGGGACGCAAAGACATCCAGACCGCCGCGTATTTCCTTGCCTCTGCCATCGACGATATCCGCGAGGGGATCACCCATGTGGTGCGCGGCGTGGACCTGTTTGACTTCACTCAGGTGCAAGTGTTGCTGCTGGATCTGCTGGGCCACAAACCCCCGCGCTATTTCCACCACGATCTGATCCGTGATGAAAATGGCAAACGGCTGGCAAAACGCGATGACGCGCGCGCGATTTCCCTGTACCGGAGTGAAGGCGCGTCACCACAAGATATTCGTGCAATGATAGGTCTTTAG